The following are encoded in a window of Brockia lithotrophica genomic DNA:
- a CDS encoding CAP domain-containing protein yields the protein MGKTLRRLVVVALAVLAWVRLQSHPLYLNPEELWAKAREALFSLTERASPVPESAGGTGETPSLGAHADSQVPAADSGSPSGESEVRTSGTAALHLGLSADEASALLGSPTWRGLSPQGEDWWVYEKGGRLYAVLAFRDGVLVDVFSTSPNWALGKYRVGQKFPDDTVPQTIEVRLDAGIQAQFSQERLKEGVILLPGSGRGELIRVYVDRFRENLVVAVRLSDVRHVLQARSFPVQLSYMGSLPAWLNEEEPPKVPEQSARTGERLMHRLMNDFRVDMGLRPLTWDDAAARVALGHSQDMATHHFFAHVSPTTGLDVAGRMQQAGIPYRIVGENLATGFADVLEAHVGLLNSEGHRKNLLGNDFTRDGVGIVDRYVTVVFYRPL from the coding sequence GTGGGGAAGACCTTGCGCCGACTTGTCGTAGTCGCTCTCGCCGTTCTGGCTTGGGTTCGGCTCCAAAGCCACCCCCTTTACCTGAATCCCGAGGAACTTTGGGCGAAGGCGCGCGAGGCGCTTTTCTCCTTGACCGAGCGCGCTTCTCCGGTTCCCGAATCCGCCGGAGGGACCGGGGAGACCCCTTCTCTCGGGGCCCATGCCGATTCCCAAGTGCCCGCGGCCGATTCGGGATCTCCTTCGGGCGAATCCGAGGTGCGCACGTCTGGGACTGCTGCGCTCCACCTGGGGCTTTCGGCAGACGAGGCTTCCGCCCTTCTCGGTTCCCCGACCTGGCGCGGGCTATCGCCACAAGGAGAAGATTGGTGGGTATACGAAAAGGGAGGACGGCTGTACGCCGTCCTCGCCTTCCGCGACGGTGTGTTGGTAGACGTCTTCAGCACCTCGCCGAATTGGGCGCTGGGAAAGTACCGGGTAGGCCAGAAGTTTCCGGACGATACCGTCCCGCAGACGATCGAGGTGCGTCTGGATGCGGGGATCCAGGCGCAGTTTTCCCAAGAACGACTCAAGGAGGGGGTCATCCTCCTCCCCGGGAGCGGTCGCGGGGAACTCATCCGCGTCTACGTCGACCGCTTTCGCGAGAACCTCGTCGTCGCCGTACGCCTGAGTGACGTTCGCCATGTTTTGCAAGCCCGTTCGTTTCCCGTGCAGTTGAGTTACATGGGAAGCCTTCCCGCGTGGCTGAACGAAGAAGAGCCTCCAAAAGTACCCGAGCAATCGGCGCGCACCGGTGAGCGCCTCATGCACCGCCTGATGAACGACTTTCGCGTCGATATGGGGCTTAGGCCGCTTACGTGGGACGACGCCGCCGCCCGCGTCGCCCTGGGCCACAGCCAAGACATGGCGACGCACCACTTCTTTGCCCACGTCTCCCCCACGACGGGGCTTGACGTGGCCGGGCGGATGCAGCAGGCGGGGATCCCTTACCGCATCGTCGGGGAAAATCTCGCCACGGGCTTTGCCGACGTCCTCGAGGCGCACGTAGGGCTTCTGAACTCCGAGGGGCATCGGAAGAACTTGCTCGGCAATGACTTTACGCGAGACGGCGTGGGGATCGTGGACCGCTACGTTACGGTCGTGTTTTACCGTCCTCTATGA
- a CDS encoding O-antigen ligase family protein, whose product MYRQKERKRLRNAMGTREVALLALYVPYFIVVFLTYAVQDLVRTLRKSDGHALSAMLFSARGEGHPILWWSGSLAAFGLWNLAVAAEQKDLQSLLYSLFPILYAAFSLWVFVRIDLRPPEVHAEETERMLSAVYHLGVPTAVLALAQSFFLNRWGDVLVLLGWYPWRGGTGFRASGTFENPNFAAVFFVFFLFLGAGLIERSTSTRLRLVYAGELSLYAIALLLTGSRGGMVGLAAGLVLYAVLFAAGDAAAERRREANLVKKLHTTPLTHVGVTLFSAPWLLTSAIPRFSLWRDSLAERGEVWRKGLELFREAPWTGHGLAAFTKVPPEVLGESVPLPHAHNLILSLLVDSGVLGFFLLVPAFYLIVRVLGELLRRNHPWGRPAAAFFLALFVHGLVDFPFFSPQVALLVIAVQSFLIAEAYPVRRNLWTTWTVPALPYGGTVSHRGR is encoded by the coding sequence ATGTACAGACAGAAAGAACGAAAGCGCCTGCGGAACGCGATGGGCACTCGAGAGGTGGCCCTTCTCGCCCTCTACGTGCCCTACTTCATCGTGGTGTTTCTCACCTATGCGGTGCAGGATCTCGTCCGGACTCTGCGGAAAAGCGACGGACACGCCCTCTCCGCAATGCTCTTTTCCGCGCGAGGGGAAGGGCATCCGATTCTCTGGTGGAGCGGTAGCCTGGCCGCCTTCGGCCTTTGGAACCTCGCGGTGGCCGCGGAGCAAAAGGATCTGCAAAGCCTTCTGTACAGCCTTTTTCCGATCCTGTACGCCGCGTTTTCCCTTTGGGTGTTCGTGCGCATCGACCTCCGCCCGCCGGAGGTGCACGCAGAAGAGACGGAACGTATGCTTTCTGCCGTCTACCACCTCGGCGTGCCGACCGCCGTTTTGGCGTTGGCCCAATCCTTTTTCCTCAACCGTTGGGGCGACGTCCTCGTCCTCCTCGGATGGTATCCGTGGCGGGGCGGGACGGGTTTCCGCGCCAGCGGAACGTTTGAAAATCCCAACTTTGCGGCGGTGTTCTTTGTCTTTTTCCTCTTCCTCGGCGCCGGGCTGATCGAACGGAGTACCTCCACCCGTCTCCGCCTCGTCTACGCCGGAGAACTTTCCCTCTACGCAATCGCCCTCCTCCTCACCGGATCGCGGGGTGGGATGGTCGGACTAGCGGCAGGGCTCGTCCTCTACGCCGTTCTCTTCGCCGCGGGCGACGCGGCGGCGGAACGACGGCGTGAGGCAAATCTCGTGAAAAAGCTCCACACCACTCCCCTCACGCACGTGGGGGTTACGCTCTTTTCCGCACCTTGGCTCCTTACCTCCGCGATTCCTCGGTTTTCCCTCTGGAGGGATTCGTTGGCGGAACGCGGTGAGGTCTGGCGGAAAGGCCTCGAGCTCTTTCGTGAGGCGCCGTGGACCGGACACGGGCTTGCCGCCTTTACCAAAGTCCCCCCCGAGGTCTTAGGGGAATCCGTCCCACTGCCGCACGCCCACAACCTCATCCTCAGCCTCCTCGTAGACAGCGGCGTCCTGGGTTTCTTCCTCCTCGTGCCCGCGTTTTACCTCATCGTGCGCGTCCTCGGAGAACTCCTCCGCCGAAACCACCCGTGGGGAAGGCCGGCTGCGGCCTTCTTCCTCGCCCTTTTCGTCCACGGCCTCGTGGACTTCCCCTTCTTTTCGCCACAGGTGGCCCTCCTCGTGATTGCCGTGCAAAGCTTCCTCATCGCCGAAGCCTATCCCGTGCGGCGAAACCTCTGGACCACGTGGACAGTGCCCGCCCTACCCTACGGCGGAACCGTCTCTCATAGAGGACGGTAA
- a CDS encoding Fur family transcriptional regulator: MEDRVERIRQILQAHNYKMTPQREATVRVLLEHEDRHLSAEEIFLLLKERVPDIGLATVYRTLELLSDLEIVYKVNFGDGVTRYDFRKEGMARHHHHLQCIRCGKVEEIHENLLADVEKLVEERYGFKVLDHRLTFLGICRECQEREEREKAAKEGAGSGTSEAASSRERGER, encoded by the coding sequence TTGGAAGACAGGGTCGAGCGTATCCGGCAGATTTTGCAAGCACACAACTACAAGATGACGCCGCAGCGGGAAGCGACGGTGCGGGTCCTCTTGGAGCACGAAGATCGCCACTTGAGTGCGGAGGAGATCTTTCTACTCCTTAAGGAACGCGTCCCGGACATCGGCCTAGCCACCGTGTACCGAACGCTCGAGCTTTTGAGCGATCTGGAGATCGTGTACAAGGTGAACTTCGGAGACGGCGTGACGCGCTACGACTTCCGCAAGGAAGGCATGGCGCGCCACCACCACCACCTGCAGTGCATCCGCTGCGGAAAGGTCGAGGAAATCCACGAAAACCTCCTCGCCGACGTGGAGAAGCTCGTAGAAGAACGCTACGGCTTTAAGGTCCTCGACCACAGGCTCACGTTTCTCGGGATTTGCCGCGAGTGCCAGGAGCGCGAGGAGCGCGAAAAAGCGGCAAAGGAAGGCGCGGGAAGTGGAACCTCCGAAGCCGCATCGTCGCGCGAGAGGGGCGAGCGGTAG
- the ald gene encoding alanine dehydrogenase: MIVGVPREIKPGENRVAITPAGVHALHATGHNVLVERGAGEGSGISDDEFRAAGAEIVPTPEDVWNRADLVLKVKEPLPEEFRHFREGLILFTYLHLAAAPELARALLEKRVTAIAYETVQLASGALPLLQPMSEVAGRLSVQIGAQFLQKTYGGSGVLLSGIPGVAPGKVVILGGGTVGTNAAKIAVGLGAEVVIFEVNAERLRALDDLFGPRVRVLMSNPWSIGQEVAEADLVVGAVLIPGAKAPVLVTEDMVRAMRRGSVIVDVAVDQGGSIATVDRVTTHDNPVYERFGVLHYAVANIPGAVPRTSTWGLVNATLPYVQKLLSAPVAEVLRRDPALRKGLNTYAGYVTHEAVARSLGLPYRPPEELLA, translated from the coding sequence ATGATCGTCGGCGTACCGAGGGAAATAAAGCCCGGCGAAAACCGCGTGGCGATTACGCCTGCAGGCGTGCACGCGCTGCACGCGACAGGGCACAACGTCCTCGTGGAACGGGGGGCGGGAGAGGGGAGCGGGATCTCCGACGACGAATTTCGCGCCGCGGGCGCGGAAATCGTCCCGACTCCCGAGGACGTCTGGAATCGGGCGGACCTCGTCCTCAAGGTGAAGGAGCCCCTTCCCGAGGAGTTTCGGCATTTCCGGGAAGGTCTGATCCTCTTTACGTACCTTCACCTCGCCGCGGCACCGGAACTCGCACGTGCGCTCTTGGAAAAACGGGTCACGGCAATCGCCTATGAGACCGTTCAGCTCGCAAGCGGTGCCCTCCCCCTCCTCCAACCCATGAGCGAGGTCGCGGGGCGCCTCTCCGTGCAGATCGGCGCGCAGTTCCTTCAAAAGACCTACGGCGGGTCGGGAGTGCTTCTGAGTGGGATTCCTGGGGTTGCTCCGGGAAAGGTCGTGATTCTCGGAGGAGGGACCGTGGGAACAAACGCGGCGAAAATCGCCGTGGGTTTGGGGGCAGAAGTCGTCATCTTCGAGGTCAACGCGGAGCGCTTGCGCGCCCTGGACGACCTCTTCGGTCCGCGGGTGCGCGTCCTTATGTCGAATCCGTGGTCGATCGGTCAGGAGGTCGCGGAGGCGGACCTCGTCGTCGGGGCGGTTCTCATCCCCGGGGCCAAGGCCCCCGTCCTCGTCACGGAAGACATGGTGCGCGCCATGCGTCGGGGTTCGGTAATCGTGGACGTCGCCGTCGACCAGGGGGGATCGATCGCGACAGTGGACCGCGTAACCACCCACGACAATCCCGTGTACGAACGGTTCGGCGTCCTCCACTATGCCGTGGCCAATATCCCCGGCGCCGTCCCCCGTACGTCCACGTGGGGACTCGTGAACGCCACCCTGCCCTACGTGCAAAAGCTCCTTTCCGCTCCCGTCGCCGAAGTCCTCCGGCGCGATCCCGCCCTACGCAAAGGGCTCAACACGTACGCCGGATATGTGACGCACGAGGCGGTCGCGCGTTCCTTGGGCCTTCCGTACCGCCCGCCGGAGGAGCTTCTCGCCTGA
- the xerD gene encoding site-specific tyrosine recombinase XerD gives MDLLRTVSEEKEAFLLYLRVERGRAEHTVHAYASDLEDFARWLSSCDCRRRSEESPPREVWREAVAAYLESLSERGLRPTTAKRRIAALRAFTRYLEENGRLPEDVLREVRGPKRDVGLPRVLGESEVLALIESVRGSDPLSLRDRALFELLYSSGLRVSELVGLTFSAIHWEGEFLRFIGKGDKERVVPFGRAAADALRRYLEFGRPALAARGQKAGGRPSDRVFLNARGRPLTRQGFWKILRERARAAGIAKALSPHTLRHSFATHLLARGADLRVVQELLGHADVRTTQIYTHVVREAAWEVFRRAHPRA, from the coding sequence GTGGATCTTTTGCGCACGGTTTCCGAGGAGAAGGAAGCCTTTCTCCTCTACCTCCGTGTAGAACGCGGTCGCGCGGAGCATACGGTGCACGCATACGCCTCCGACCTCGAGGACTTCGCCCGCTGGCTCTCCTCCTGCGACTGCCGACGCCGATCGGAGGAATCCCCCCCGCGAGAGGTGTGGCGGGAAGCCGTGGCCGCCTATCTCGAGTCCCTTTCCGAACGCGGACTTCGCCCCACCACGGCCAAGCGGCGGATTGCCGCGCTCCGAGCCTTTACTCGGTATCTGGAGGAAAACGGCCGACTTCCGGAGGACGTGCTGCGGGAGGTGCGCGGCCCCAAACGCGACGTGGGGTTGCCCCGGGTACTCGGAGAGTCGGAGGTGCTCGCCCTCATAGAATCCGTCCGCGGCTCGGATCCCCTGTCGCTTCGCGACCGCGCCCTTTTCGAGCTCCTCTACAGTTCGGGACTTCGCGTCTCCGAACTCGTCGGGCTTACGTTTTCCGCCATTCACTGGGAGGGGGAGTTCCTGCGCTTTATCGGCAAGGGCGACAAGGAACGGGTCGTCCCCTTCGGCCGCGCCGCCGCCGACGCCCTTCGGCGCTACCTGGAATTCGGTCGTCCCGCCCTCGCCGCCCGCGGGCAGAAGGCGGGCGGGAGGCCTTCGGACCGCGTGTTTTTGAACGCCCGCGGACGCCCGCTCACGCGGCAGGGCTTCTGGAAGATCCTCCGCGAGCGGGCCCGCGCCGCGGGGATCGCGAAAGCGCTTTCCCCCCACACCCTGCGCCATTCGTTTGCCACGCACCTTCTCGCCCGGGGAGCAGACCTTCGGGTGGTGCAGGAGCTCCTCGGACACGCGGACGTCCGCACGACCCAGATCTACACCCACGTCGTTCGAGAAGCCGCGTGGGAGGTCTTTCGCCGCGCGCACCCGCGCGCGTGA
- a CDS encoding phosphopentomutase produces MPQPEPVFARTTVIVLDSVGIGALPDAEGYGDAGANTLGHLAERRGLALPHLASLGLGNIAPLATVPPAERPRAFFAKMAERSVGKDTLTGHWELMGLWVRRAFRTFPHGFPEELIRRFAEATGRGVLGNKVASGTAIIEELGEEHMRTGAWIVYTSADSVFQIAAHEEVVPLEELYRACEIARRLTLEEPYLVGRVIARPFRGKPGSFVRTANRRDYAVEPFAPTLLDALRDAGFDVWAVGKIEDIFAGRGITRSWRTGSNEEGVETTLARLEEDFTGLLFVNLVDFDSRYGHRRDPEGYARALEAFDARVPDLLARLRPGDLLVITADHGNDPYHEGTDHTREYVPLLAVVAEQEEGRSLGVRETFADLAATLAENFHLRWRPEIGTSFLRELVRQSDEKER; encoded by the coding sequence ATGCCGCAACCCGAACCCGTATTTGCCCGAACGACCGTCATCGTCTTGGACAGCGTAGGCATCGGAGCACTTCCGGACGCCGAAGGGTACGGAGATGCGGGAGCAAACACCCTAGGCCACCTTGCCGAGCGCCGGGGTCTCGCGCTCCCCCACCTCGCCTCTCTCGGCCTGGGGAACATCGCCCCCCTGGCGACCGTCCCTCCCGCCGAACGGCCGCGCGCCTTCTTTGCCAAGATGGCCGAGCGTTCCGTTGGCAAGGACACGCTCACCGGGCACTGGGAACTCATGGGGCTGTGGGTGCGCCGGGCCTTCCGTACGTTTCCCCACGGTTTTCCCGAGGAGCTCATCCGACGGTTCGCCGAGGCCACAGGGCGAGGCGTCCTCGGCAACAAGGTGGCCTCCGGAACGGCGATCATCGAAGAGCTCGGCGAAGAACACATGCGCACGGGTGCGTGGATCGTCTACACCTCGGCGGACAGCGTCTTTCAAATTGCGGCGCACGAAGAGGTCGTCCCCCTCGAAGAGCTCTACCGTGCTTGCGAGATCGCCCGACGCCTCACGCTCGAGGAACCGTACCTCGTGGGGCGCGTCATTGCCCGTCCGTTCCGCGGGAAACCGGGCAGCTTCGTCCGTACGGCAAATCGCCGCGACTACGCCGTAGAACCTTTTGCCCCCACCCTTCTCGACGCCCTTCGGGATGCAGGCTTTGACGTCTGGGCGGTAGGTAAGATCGAGGACATCTTTGCTGGGCGGGGGATTACCCGCTCCTGGCGTACGGGCTCCAACGAAGAGGGGGTAGAAACCACCCTCGCCCGCCTCGAAGAAGACTTTACGGGCCTTTTGTTCGTCAACCTCGTGGATTTTGACTCGCGCTACGGACACCGCCGCGATCCGGAAGGGTACGCGCGGGCGCTGGAGGCGTTCGACGCCCGCGTTCCGGACCTCCTTGCGCGCCTTCGGCCGGGCGACCTCCTCGTGATCACGGCAGACCACGGAAACGATCCCTACCACGAAGGGACCGACCACACGCGAGAGTACGTTCCGCTCCTCGCGGTGGTGGCGGAGCAGGAGGAAGGACGATCCCTGGGCGTCCGGGAGACGTTTGCCGACCTCGCGGCGACGCTTGCGGAAAACTTTCACCTCCGGTGGCGGCCGGAAATCGGTACGAGCTTTCTCCGCGAACTCGTTCGTCAGTCCGACGAAAAGGAGCGATGA
- a CDS encoding thymidine phosphorylase, which yields MRAQEILAKKRDGGVLTEEEIRYFVNGVVRGEIPDYQAAAFLMAAYVRGLTEEETLALTLAMADSGEKLDLSSVPGFKMDKHSTGGVGDKLTLVVLPMVAAVGIPVAKLSGRALGHTGGTIDKLESIPGFRTNLTREEIVRQVEDIGLAVAEPGEEIVPADKIFYALRDVTATVDSKPLIVASILSKKLAGGADGFVFDVKAGSGAFMPTEEDARELATLLVRISKKLGKRATAILTNMIQPHGYEIGNANEVREAIEVLKGGGPDDVKGAAVRMAAEMALLAGKAETILEAVRLVDDTLASGAALEKFAEWVERQGGDPRVVDDYELLPQPEYEVIVGAEREGILMPPDARLIGEAVMLAGGGRRKKGDPIDHAAGVTLYYRGGSKIFRGDALARMVASQEIPDEAVEKLVQAFKVTEEDVTCIQTVIDVVRDRDLED from the coding sequence ATGCGTGCCCAGGAGATCCTTGCGAAGAAGCGAGACGGCGGAGTCCTCACGGAAGAAGAAATCCGCTACTTCGTCAACGGTGTCGTACGGGGGGAAATTCCGGACTACCAGGCGGCGGCCTTTCTCATGGCCGCGTACGTACGCGGGCTCACCGAGGAAGAGACCCTCGCTTTGACCCTCGCCATGGCGGACTCCGGAGAAAAGCTCGACCTTTCCTCCGTACCGGGTTTCAAGATGGACAAACACTCCACGGGCGGAGTAGGGGATAAGCTCACGCTCGTCGTCCTCCCGATGGTCGCCGCGGTGGGCATTCCCGTGGCCAAGCTCTCGGGGCGCGCCCTCGGCCACACCGGGGGCACGATCGACAAGCTCGAGTCGATCCCCGGATTTCGCACGAACCTCACGCGGGAAGAGATCGTCCGGCAGGTGGAGGACATCGGGCTCGCCGTCGCCGAACCCGGAGAGGAGATCGTTCCGGCAGACAAGATCTTTTACGCCCTCCGCGACGTCACGGCGACCGTGGATTCCAAGCCTCTCATCGTCGCTTCCATCTTGAGCAAAAAGCTCGCCGGCGGCGCCGACGGGTTTGTCTTTGACGTAAAGGCCGGATCGGGTGCCTTTATGCCCACGGAGGAGGACGCCCGCGAGCTTGCGACGCTTCTCGTGCGGATTTCCAAGAAGCTCGGCAAGCGGGCGACGGCAATCCTCACGAACATGATCCAACCCCACGGATATGAGATCGGCAACGCGAACGAAGTCCGCGAAGCGATCGAAGTCCTCAAGGGTGGCGGGCCCGACGATGTTAAGGGTGCGGCCGTACGGATGGCGGCGGAGATGGCGCTTTTGGCCGGCAAAGCGGAGACGATTCTCGAGGCCGTCCGCCTCGTCGACGATACGCTGGCTTCGGGTGCGGCCCTCGAAAAGTTCGCCGAATGGGTGGAACGCCAGGGCGGCGATCCGCGCGTCGTGGACGACTACGAGCTCCTCCCGCAGCCGGAGTACGAGGTGATCGTCGGTGCCGAGCGGGAGGGAATCCTCATGCCGCCGGACGCCCGGCTCATCGGCGAGGCGGTGATGCTTGCGGGCGGCGGACGGAGGAAGAAAGGCGACCCCATCGACCACGCCGCCGGCGTCACCCTGTACTACCGCGGCGGCTCCAAGATCTTCCGCGGCGACGCCCTGGCGCGGATGGTAGCCTCTCAGGAAATTCCCGACGAAGCCGTGGAAAAGCTCGTCCAGGCTTTCAAGGTGACCGAAGAGGACGTCACCTGCATCCAGACCGTGATCGACGTCGTGCGCGATCGCGACCTCGAGGACTGA
- a CDS encoding D-alanyl-D-alanine carboxypeptidase family protein, which translates to MYGRMRVAFRTGLFLTVTFLAIGVWSFPLTTVWGDVFPGDEGAAHSSAASDTLSAKPATSEPEKDSAPDLAPNAKSAILIEATTGAVLYEKEADTPLPPASMTKVMTMLLVAEAVDAGRIRLEDRVIASERAARMGGSQVFLAPGEEMTVEDLLKSVAIASANDAAVALAEHLAGSVEQFVELMNRRARELGLQHTTFRNVHGLPEEGHVASARDLARLGRELVRHAWILEYTGRYEDMLREGSAKPFWLVNTNRLVKFYPGMDGLKTGYTAEARYGLVATAKRGSLRFIAVVMGEPDVKTRNREVTAMLDYGFAHLEASTLYARGERVARFRVSGGTPEEVGARAGEDVIAVFPKGKGEVVRTEVVPHVPRPPFAAETPVGEVVVRTEIAGKPYESTFPLLAEEAVRLPSLPERIFRGLRDLIP; encoded by the coding sequence GTGTACGGGCGGATGCGCGTTGCGTTTCGTACGGGACTCTTCCTCACGGTGACGTTTTTGGCCATCGGCGTCTGGTCCTTCCCGCTGACGACGGTGTGGGGGGACGTGTTTCCGGGGGATGAAGGCGCGGCGCACTCGTCGGCAGCTTCGGACACCCTTTCGGCAAAGCCCGCGACATCGGAGCCCGAGAAAGACTCCGCCCCCGATCTCGCACCGAACGCCAAGTCGGCGATCCTGATCGAGGCGACGACGGGCGCCGTCCTTTACGAAAAGGAAGCCGACACTCCGCTTCCGCCGGCGAGCATGACCAAGGTGATGACCATGCTCCTCGTCGCCGAAGCGGTGGACGCCGGGCGCATCCGCCTGGAAGACCGCGTGATCGCGAGCGAGCGTGCCGCTAGGATGGGCGGATCGCAGGTGTTCCTCGCCCCGGGCGAAGAGATGACTGTCGAGGACCTCTTGAAGTCCGTCGCCATCGCCTCGGCCAACGACGCTGCCGTCGCACTTGCTGAGCACCTCGCCGGTTCGGTGGAGCAGTTTGTCGAACTCATGAACCGGCGCGCCCGCGAACTCGGGCTGCAACATACGACGTTTCGCAACGTCCACGGGCTTCCAGAAGAGGGCCACGTCGCCTCGGCACGCGACCTCGCCCGCCTCGGCCGCGAACTCGTGCGCCACGCGTGGATCCTCGAGTACACCGGACGCTATGAAGACATGCTTCGGGAAGGGTCGGCAAAGCCCTTTTGGCTCGTGAATACGAACCGCCTCGTCAAGTTCTACCCGGGGATGGACGGACTGAAGACGGGGTACACCGCGGAAGCGCGCTACGGACTCGTGGCGACCGCCAAGCGCGGGAGCCTTCGGTTCATCGCGGTGGTCATGGGCGAGCCAGACGTCAAGACGCGCAACCGAGAGGTCACCGCAATGCTCGACTACGGGTTCGCCCACCTCGAAGCGAGCACGCTGTACGCCCGAGGCGAGCGCGTCGCGCGCTTCCGGGTATCGGGCGGAACTCCCGAGGAAGTAGGGGCGCGGGCCGGTGAGGACGTGATTGCCGTCTTCCCCAAGGGGAAGGGCGAGGTCGTGCGCACGGAAGTCGTCCCCCACGTGCCCCGACCGCCGTTCGCCGCGGAAACCCCCGTCGGCGAGGTGGTGGTCCGTACGGAAATCGCGGGAAAACCGTACGAGTCGACATTCCCGCTCCTCGCCGAAGAGGCGGTACGCCTTCCCTCGCTTCCCGAGCGGATTTTCCGTGGGCTGCGCGACCTCATCCCCTGA